The Balaenoptera acutorostrata chromosome 10, mBalAcu1.1, whole genome shotgun sequence genome has a window encoding:
- the LHFPL5 gene encoding LHFPL tetraspan subfamily member 5 protein — protein sequence MVKLLPAQEAAKIYHTNYVRNSRAVGVMWGTLTICFSVLVMALFIQPYWIGDSVSTPQAGYFGLFSYCVGNVLSSELICKGGPLDFSSIPSRAFKTAMFFVALAMFLIIGSIICFSLFFVCNTATVYKICAWMQLAAATGLMIGCLVYPDGWDSSEVRRMCGEQTGKYTLGHCTIRWAFMLAILSIGDALILSFLAFVLGYRQDKLLPDDYKADGKGNSLYPREVRLPLCQVPEVWPLAKGGDTKTNQTQPLSQRPRASGGLQAGMR from the exons ATGGTGAAGTTGCTGCCTGCCCAGGAGGCAGCCAAGATCTACCATACCAACTATGTGCGGAACTCGAGGGCCGTAGGTGTGATGTGGGGCACACTCACCATCTGCTTCTCCGTGCTGGTCATGGCGCTCTTCATCCAGCCCTACTGGATCGGTGACAGCGTCAGCACACCCCAGGCAGGCTACTTCGGCCTTTTCTCCTACTGCGTGGGCAACGTGCTGTCGTCTGAGCTTATCTGCAAGGGTGGCCCGCTGGACTTCTCCTCCATCCCCTCTAGAGCCTTCAAGACTGCCATGTTCTTTGTGGCCTTGGCCATGTTCCTCATCATTGGCTCCATCATCTGCTTCAGCCTGTTCTTTGTCTGCAACACGGCCACTGTCTACAAGATCTGCGCATGGATGCAGCTGGCTGCGG CCACAGGCCTGATGATTGGCTGCCTGGTCTACCCAGATGGCTGGGACTCAAGTGAGGTACGGCGCATGTGTGGGGAGCAGACCGGCAAATACACACTGGGCCACTGCACCATCCGCTGGGCCTTCATGCTGGCCATCCTCAGCATTGGAGACGCCCTCATCCTCTCCTTCCTGGCCTTTGTGCTGGGCTACCGCCAGGATAAGCTGCTGCCTGACGACTATAAGGCTGATGGAAAAGGTAATTCTCTCTACCCCAGGGAGGTGAGGCTTCCTCTCTGCCAGGTGCCTGAGGTTTGGCCACTGGCCAAGGGTGGGGACACCAAGACCAATCAAACACAGCCCCTGTCGCAGAGGCCAAGGGCCAGTGGAGGGTTGCAGGCTGGCATGCGATAA